From the genome of Leptotrichia sp. oral taxon 847:
ATTTACTAATTCCTGGCAAGGCCTGAAAGAAACTTGATGTGCTTGTTGTACTGTCTGTACTGCTGTTCCAATCTAAAGTTTTACCTTTAAAAGAACCTAATGTTACATCTTTATTCCCAAAAATATTTACTGTAACTTTATTTAGTCCTTGATATTTTGCGGTCGTACTACCTAGTGTTGAATCATAATCTGTATCTTCTCCAGTTATTAATACACCATTATACATATCAATAGTTGTATCATCATTAAATTTTATTTTACTAATAACATTATTTGTATCTTTTCCTTCTGCATAAAATGGAGTAGCATTTTTATGAGAACCTGGTTCATATTCTTTTACTGTTATTTTCCCTTTTTTAAAATTAACAATTCCTCCATCTAATGCTGCCAAACCCGTTTCTTTTCCAGCTGATATCTTATTATCGTCTCCATTTAGATTAACAACACTGGATTCACCTTTAGCTAAACCACCTATTCCATATATCTCTGCACTTTTAGTTAAAGTCGCTGTACCTTTGTTAGTTGCAAAAAGTCCAATATTTGTATATCTATCATCTTTTCTATTTGTTGCAGGATTTAATATTTCATCTTTTGCTGTTATATCACCAGTTATTTCTACAGTTCCTCCATCAGCATATCCAATTGTAGATCCATAACCATATGCTATAGTATCTTTAGTAACAGTAACTTTTCCTCCATCTTTAGCCATAAAAGCTACTCCTTCATCACTAACCATTTTCAACTTTTGATTTACTTTTACTTCTGTTGGTTTATCTTCTAACCCAGTTCCTGTCAATCCAGTTCCTCCTGCTGTCCATTTACCTTCAGCATACACCATTATGTTTCCTTTACCTGTTTTTGCCTGATCAATATTTCCTCCATTTATACTATCTGAAAATTCTGTTTGACCTGTCGTACTTTGTATATCAATAACTGTTCCATTTTTAGCCAAAAACATAAATCCATTCTTAGAATATTTTCCAAAAGTTATTTTGAATTTCCCAAAATTTAAATCATGAATAGGATCTGATGAAAAGAAATTTAAATTACTTAAACTTGAAACATCTACTCCCGTTCTTTGTCCAGAAATAGCATAAACTCCAACATTCCCATCCACTGTTTTAGCTGTATATCCAGTTTTATTTATTTGCCCTTTAGCATCTTGCGCCATTAAACCTGAAGAATTTAATTGGCTTCCTATATCAAAGTATAATTCAAAATATCCTTGGTGTATTCCTACATTATGAGCAAGATCACTTTTTTTATTAAAAAATATACCAACATTTTCATCTCCATATAATTTCATTGGCTTATTTGGATCAAGTTTTACATAAGGGATATATTTATCTAAGCTTCCTTCTCCAGCATTCCCACCATTAATATAATTTGGAAATTGTGAGGCTATATATTTTGATTTATCTGGAACCCAAGTTAAGAAAGAAAAACCTATATTAGATGCTCCGTTGAAGGCTATATCTCCTGTATTTTCTATTCTTAATCCACCTGCGTAATTTTTTACTGCATATACAGTATTCTTTTCTGTATTAATAGTAATATCAGCATTTCCTCCAAAAAGAGTTGAAAATTGTCCTCCCGGATATCCAGCAGCATCTTGTCCTGGTTCAGCACCTTTTATATTAAAAATTGTGTTCCAATCTTTTAAAACATTTATAGTTACATTATGCATTTTTGTTTGTCCACCTCTAAATGCTTCTGCATTTATAAAGGCAGCTCTACCATATAAATTAGCTGTTACATTTTCAATCTCAACATCTGATACTAAGTGAAATACTTCCGTTCCTTCTGCAGTGGCTCCAGAGCCAGAGAGTATATTTCCACCAGCTACATAAAATTTTCCTCCTGTGATGTGATTCCCATGTAAGCCTGTCCATCTACCATTCCATGAATTAATTATACTTTGGTGCCTTCTATCATAAGTCATATTTGCAGGTAAGCCTGTTGCATTCCATATGGTTGTATCTTGCGTAGCATTTTTATATCCTGCTACATTTGCTATTGTTCCATCAGTATTTACTCCAGACCAGAATGTTCCCCCTGAAATATCAATATTATCTCCCATTGAATGAGTGGGACTACTTGATGCATTTGTATTAGGTGTAGCTACATTCGAACTCATCCATCCCCATGCAAAATCTGAAAATGGATTTGCATCTGGGTTTACTGGATTAATATTTTTATTTGGTGCATTTATACTTATATCTCTTATTTCTTCAGGTGCTTTAACACTAATATTCAAATTAGGCGTACTAGGTGCTCCAATTGTTGGCAAATTAATATTTAAAGCTGTTTTTTGAATATTTTTAGGCTTAACCGCCGCATCCACTGGTACCGCTGAAATTGGTTCGATAACCTTTTTATTTAAAGTTGTATTCCCATATTTTCCACCTGTGTAAGTTCCAAATTTATCTTCTGAATTTCTTTTGTATTTTACGTTAGGTGTTTTATCTCCACGACCTTTATAAGTTCCCTGCCAGTCGTTATACACATAATTCATTCCGAACTGCCAGCTGCTCCAAGGTGATTTTACCACTTGGTCTCCTTGCTCCATTAGTTGAATTAGTTCTAAGTTTGTGTTTCTCAAAAGCTTGTTATTTTCCTGTCTTGCCCGTTTAAAGTCCTTTCTAATCTGCGTTATTGACGTGTTTATTGCTTCCTGCTGCGCCTTAATTTCGTCTGAGTAAAGATTAAGTGAAAGACCGCTAAGCATTATTAGTCCTGTAAGTAAAAAAGTGATAAGCGCCGAATCAGTGTACTTAAAATCTTTAACTCTTTTTGCAAAAGATTTCAATTCTTTTTTTAGAATTCTCAAATCATTTGTCATAACTTTTACCTCTTCTTTCCTAAAATTAAAAAATCCAAAAAAACTATCAGGAATAGTTTAAAATGAGTGAGTGAGTGGTTAATAGATTTTTCAGTTTCTTCAATTTAATTTGTTTTTGTCTCATCTGACGTTAATATTGTAACAAAAAAAAAAAAAAAAGCAAGTATTTTTTTAAGATTTTTCAAAAACTTTTTAATAATGACCAATTTTTTATTTATTTGTAAAGGTAAAACAAAAACAAGCTCAACATTTATAAGGATAAAGTAAAAAAGTTTTTTATTTTTTTAATAAAAAAAATTTTTTCAATATTTCAATACTTCAATATCATTTTTAAAAATCTTCTTTAATAAAATTTTATTTTAAAATTTACTATAGATATTTACACATTTATGCTTTTGAAAATTTTTAAAATAAGTTTATTTTCAAAAAAAACCTTTAAATATATACTATTCAAAGGTTTTTATCAAATTTTGTGATTTTTACTAACATTTTTTATAATTTCAAAAATTTTAATCTTAGTGCATTTGCCAAAACTGAAACCGAGCTAAATGACATCGCAAAAGCCGCAATCATTGGGTCTAATTTAGGTCCGTTAAATAAAGCGTAAAAGATTCCTGTGGCAATTGGAATTCCTATTACATTGTAGAAAAAGGCCCAGAACAAATTCTGCTTTATATTTGTAATCGTAGCTTTACTTAGTTTCATTGCACTTACCACATCTTTTAAATCATTTTTGATAAGCACAATATCCGCTGACTCTATCGCAACATCCGTTCCACTTCCTATCGCAATTCCAACATTTGCCTGAGCTAATGCTGGAGAATCATTTATTCCATCTCCCACCATTGCTACAAACTCACCATTTTCCTGTAACTCCTTAATTTTAGAAGCCTTTTGGTGTGGCAGCACATCTGAAATCACTTCGTCTATCCCAGCTTGTTTTGCAATAAACTTTGCCGTTTTTTCATTGTCCCCTGTGAGCATTATTGTCTTTATTCCCATTTTATGAAGTTCACAAATTGCATCAGCACTTGTTTTTTTAATCACATCGGCAACTGCCACAAGTGCCACAAGTTCTTTTTCAATTGACATATACATCGGTGTCTTCCCTTCGCCAGAAAACTCATTGTAATCTTTCTGTGCAATTTCTGTATCAATTTTTCTGTTATCCATCAATTTTTTATTCCCAATTTGCACTTCTTTAACTTCTCCATCAATTTTCACTTTCACTCTAATCCCATATCCCGGCATTGCACGAAAACTTTCGCAATCAAAAAATTCATTTTCCAAAAACTCATTTTTTTCCAAAATTCCATTTACCACAGCTTGTGCCAACGGATGTTCTGATTTTTTTTCCACACTAGCCGCAATTTTTTGTAACTCTTTTTCCGAATAATTTTTACTAAAAGCGACAAAATCCGTCAAAACAGGTTTTCCTTCAGTAATTGTCCCAGTTTTATCAAATACGACTGTTTTTATTTTATGAGTTGTTTCCAGAGCTTCTCCACTTTTAATAAGTATTCCGTTCTCCGCTCCTTTTCCAGTTCCAACCATTATAGATGTAGGTGTTGCAAGTCCCAATGCACATGGACAGGCAATTACTAAAACCGAGATAAAAAACGAAAGTGATGTAACTAATCCAGCGCCAAAAATGTACCACGCAAGTCCAGTAACTAGTGCAATTCCCATAACTATCGGAACAAAATATCCAGCTACAGTATCAGCCATTCTTGAAATTGGCGCTTTTGATCCTTGAGCTTCTTCCACCAATTTTATTATTTGTGACAACATCGTATTCTTCCCAATTTCTGTCGCTTCAAATTTAATGCTCCCATTTTTATTTATACTTCCACCGATAACTTTATCCCCCACATTTTTTGTAACCGGCAAACTCTCTCCAGTCAACATCGACTCATCAACTGATGTAGTTCCTTCTGTTATAATTCCATCAACCGCTATTTTTTCCCCCGGCTTTACAACAACAATATCTCCAACACTCAGATTTTCTATCATAACTTCTTTTTCTACACCATTTTCAATAATTTTCGCTTTTTTTGGCTGCAATCCAATCAGTTTTTTTATTGCTGACGAAGTTTGCCCTTTTGTTCTAGCTTCCAATAATTTTCCTAACGAAATTAAAGTTATTATGATTCCAGCTGACTCATAGTGCAAGTCCATTGCGTAATGATGTGCATTTTTTGGATCTAATATCGCTGTAGCTGTTGAAATTAAACTATAAACTAAAGCTGCCCCTGAACCCATTGCAATAAGTGAATCCATATTTGGAGATTTTCTAAAAATATTTTTTATTCCGTGTATGAAAAAATCTCTTCCCGCATACATAATTGGTATAACAAATACCAGTTGTGCCAATGCAAAATTTAGCGGATGTTCCTTGTGATTTAAAAATCTTGGAACTGGCGCTCCCATCATATGATGTCCCATCGAAATGTAAAGTAGCGGTACAGAAAAAATAATCGCAAGAATCAATTTTTTCTTCATTTCTTTTATTTTATCCTGATACATCTTAACTTTTTCTTCTTCCGAAACATTTTCTATAAGCCCATATCCGCTCTTTTCAACTATTTCTCTAATTTTTGCAAAATTATATTTATTTTCATCAAAGTTCACAGTCATTTTTTCAGTAGCCAAATTTACAGTTGCGTCAAGTCCATCGCATTTATTTACCGCTTTTTCAACTGTCAAAGCACACGCCGCACAATTCATCCCAGTGACTGTGTAAACTTTTTTTGTTTTTTCTGAATTTTCCATTTTTCCATCTCCTTTATTTTAAAAATTTTTAAAAATTTTCTAAATATGCAAATGTCCATTTTTTTCGCAATTACATTGCCCTTTCAGACATTTACACAAAACTTTTGAAACCGCTGTTTTTCTTTTTTTTTCAATTGCTTCTGAAATAATTTCCAAGTCATCAAAACTAAGCTCACTATTTTCAATCACACAAGCTATCATTTTTCCAACTTTTGTATTGCAAATCTTTTTAAAAGTTCCCAAAATATAAATTTTTGCGACTTCCTTTTCCGTGTATTCCGTGGAATAAAGATATTTATTTCCAATTTCCCGCTTTTTTAAAATTTTTCTCTCTAAAAGCCTATTAAGCAATGTTTTAACCGTCGTCCGCTTCCAGTTCATCTTTTCTCCGAGTACTTCAAAGACAAAATTGCTTGTAACTTCATTATTTGCCCACACAACCCTCATTATTTCCCATTCTGAATCAGTTATATGACACTTTTCTTCCATAAAAATCCCACCTTTAAAAAAAAATAAAACGACTACATTTGTAACCTATATAAATA
Proteins encoded in this window:
- a CDS encoding heavy metal translocating P-type ATPase, which gives rise to MENSEKTKKVYTVTGMNCAACALTVEKAVNKCDGLDATVNLATEKMTVNFDENKYNFAKIREIVEKSGYGLIENVSEEEKVKMYQDKIKEMKKKLILAIIFSVPLLYISMGHHMMGAPVPRFLNHKEHPLNFALAQLVFVIPIMYAGRDFFIHGIKNIFRKSPNMDSLIAMGSGAALVYSLISTATAILDPKNAHHYAMDLHYESAGIIITLISLGKLLEARTKGQTSSAIKKLIGLQPKKAKIIENGVEKEVMIENLSVGDIVVVKPGEKIAVDGIITEGTTSVDESMLTGESLPVTKNVGDKVIGGSINKNGSIKFEATEIGKNTMLSQIIKLVEEAQGSKAPISRMADTVAGYFVPIVMGIALVTGLAWYIFGAGLVTSLSFFISVLVIACPCALGLATPTSIMVGTGKGAENGILIKSGEALETTHKIKTVVFDKTGTITEGKPVLTDFVAFSKNYSEKELQKIAASVEKKSEHPLAQAVVNGILEKNEFLENEFFDCESFRAMPGYGIRVKVKIDGEVKEVQIGNKKLMDNRKIDTEIAQKDYNEFSGEGKTPMYMSIEKELVALVAVADVIKKTSADAICELHKMGIKTIMLTGDNEKTAKFIAKQAGIDEVISDVLPHQKASKIKELQENGEFVAMVGDGINDSPALAQANVGIAIGSGTDVAIESADIVLIKNDLKDVVSAMKLSKATITNIKQNLFWAFFYNVIGIPIATGIFYALFNGPKLDPMIAAFAMSFSSVSVLANALRLKFLKL
- a CDS encoding CopY/TcrY family copper transport repressor, whose protein sequence is MEEKCHITDSEWEIMRVVWANNEVTSNFVFEVLGEKMNWKRTTVKTLLNRLLERKILKKREIGNKYLYSTEYTEKEVAKIYILGTFKKICNTKVGKMIACVIENSELSFDDLEIISEAIEKKRKTAVSKVLCKCLKGQCNCEKNGHLHI